From a region of the Besnoitia besnoiti strain Bb-Ger1 chromosome I, whole genome shotgun sequence genome:
- a CDS encoding hypothetical protein (encoded by transcript BESB_002480), with translation MRGEDESSSEDSEDERKKAHHKEKHKKRKRSAVSSSDNASSSDGRQSSSSEDSSSSSSEDERAAKRRKKEKKEKKRRKKERKCRKKERKKSAKEKEKKAKKEKDFYSSGSVTNQYGKYGLLQESDMWTKRAEFSLWLLEVKERSLEELSGWEERELFKDYMEDYNTATLPSKKYYNLEIFEAKQRMKKTNLQETRELTDFDDEARRKREIKSMIDQRRVLEAQAQLRSMREDREKVDDMRQQKLLKSKIETLYRMGENAEAKKLAELLEPDK, from the exons atgagaggcgaagacgagtcCTCCTCTGAGGACTCTGAGGACGAGCGCAAGAAGGCGCACCACAAGGAGAAGCacaaaaagagaaaacgcagcgccgtgagcagcagcgacaacgcgagcagcagcgacggcagacAGTCTAGCAGTTCAGAGGATagcagctcctcctccagcgaagacgaacgaGCTGCAAA GCGCcgcaagaaggagaagaaggagaagaagcgcagaaagaaggagaggaagtgccggaagaaggagaggaagaaaagtgcaaaggagaaagaaaagaaggccAAGAAGGAAAAAGACTTCTACA GCTCGGGAAGCGTCACGAATCAGTACGGGAAGTATGGCCTGTTGCAGGAGAGCGACATGTGGACTAAGCGAGCCGAGTTTTCGTTGTGGTTGTTGGAAGTCAAAGAGCGAAGCCTGGAGGAACTCTCCGGATGG GAGGAACGCGAGCTTTTCAAAGACTACATGGAGGACTACAACacggcgacgctgccgaGCAAGAAGTACTACAACTTGGAGATTTTCGAGGCCAAACAGCGGATGAAGAAG ACGAATCTTcaagagacgcgcgagctcACGGACTTTGACGACGAAGCACGGCGAAA GCGAGAAATCAAGAGTATGATTGACCAGCGGCGCGtcctggaggcgcaggcgcagctgcggtcgATGCGCGAAGACCGCGAGAAG GTCGACGACATGCGGCAGCAGAAGCTTCTGAAGTCCAAGATAGAGACTCTGTATCGCATGGGGGAGAAcgccgaggcgaagaagctcgCCGAGCTCCTGGAGCCTGACAAATGA
- a CDS encoding hypothetical protein (encoded by transcript BESB_002490), with product MALGPLGRLLLPWRPVLLRRRPRLFFFVCGAGCAYSAVNGSNPLSVIPLCCCYSYDLVALACPPLQLRRALFYLSLSRGVRAFGLDSPLLDRYLLFRLCSHVQQIASQEPRGGAAALLPSRDTSSVAAAPRHTRLSGELKRMHQLRCTYTPLPAVVDCLHHLVLSLERFYPGAYSLNLQEVYATLLPTLVLLGRQQAVQDDLKVPLFVQLSESIQVSYSPPPFFAVAPSAAAPPTTFSQLWGLTVGTPRRDDSRAFSTASSRLPGVPGGVSAALQAAGTLPWGLSFSSSLHFQHQHNRLLLQLLHLGLLSSQRALQFAEAAVYERCRPAVELPTLLSPRVLLDASTTQPSDFHSRCVAAAAFSPPRALQGGATSPEDASAPSASYPGPSGSFAPGDWDASVLSRILAGGQSLGETVLQQWRQLMLSFSNDLAASCAARARRATAGGAALTLPPSSTARVATAAAAEPKTLVGICAALATFLAVPFLPAGSSLDWLGIDDGGCGGVSGALQAGAPKGADADEGSLRRLFTGAWFFPSANFSSELPGVTTVVQPLRDQLLLLQQRQQRQLIVLQKPAAVAAAAAEFWEQLQSRGAGKRIHALVWVDRRGETAARRTSPALEQLEGSERLLVAAVRRGLDDLNWPTSASCLTLQQRRLLLPSQAQRLEQLRYLVGSRANAAMRTPHRLHAYDKSYDDFSTRCWLWQQFNSLKEEAGGMFLGCCAVAAAAALGGVLAFFFLRQSCGGGDGGGGASLPESPGGPSRRSWSPWGGLSRLLWGRAEARSPPNGAAAPLSRESGCEEACGGQLVPLGDPVSGLPVQADRAGLLAGGAGGGGECDDFVTAYAQHLWGLQRDSQDASSASPHVFTSSLGLSANSSGHSLGCFAMNNDGTTVASDTSTPPSQAFASRLACFAAHDTAVSSFGGPLGGEVSAGFGGAEGAAPSAGLPPAGLCAGRDELTSLYLALAGVGRGHPSEGGGHGRGFEYPPGPGGFPGSYSG from the exons ATGGCGCTCGGGCCCCtcgggcgcctgctgcttccCTGGCGCCCTgtgcttctccgccggcgcccgcggctcttcttcttcgtatgcggcgccggctgcgcctaTAGCGCAG TGAATGGGTCGAATCCCCTCTCCGTCATTCCGCTGTGCTGCTGCTACTCGTATGACTTGGTGGCGCTGGCGtgcccgccgctgcagctccgccgcgcgctcttctACCTCTCGTtgtcgcgcggcgtgcgggcGTTTGGGCTCGACTCCCCTCTGCTCGATAGGTATCTCctttttcgcctctgcagccatGTTCAGCAAATCGCCTCACaggagccgcgaggaggcgcggcggccctcCTCCCCTCACGAGACACATCCTcagtcgcggccgcgccgcggcacaCTCGCCTCTCGGGGGAGCTGAAGCGCATGCACCAgctgcggtgtacgtacacgcCGCTCCCCGCCGTCGTTGACTGCTTGCACCACCTCGTGCTTTCCCTGGAGCGTTTCTACCCCGGTGCGTACTCGCTCAATCTGCAGGAAGTCTACGCAACGCTTCTGCCGACCCTCGTGCTGCTCGGCCGTCAGCAGGCTGTGCAGGACGACCTGAAAGTGCCTCTATTTGTTCAACTTTCAGAGTCCATCCAGGTCTCCTATAGCCCGCCCCCattcttcgctgtcgcgccaagcgcggccgcgccgccgacgactTTCTCGCAGTTGTGGGGGCTCACTGTCGGCACTCCGCGTCGGGACGACAGTCGCGCGTTTTCAACGGCCTCGTCTCGATTGCCTGGGGTTCCTGGAGGTGTCTCCGCTGCAttgcaggcggcgggcacTTTGCCGTGGGGGCTCTCGTTTTCATCCTCGCTCCACTTCCAGCACCAGCACAaccgtctgctgctgcagcttcttcacTTGGGCCTCTTGtcttcgcagcgcgcgctgcagttcgccgaggccgccgtctACGAGCGCTGTCGGCCGGCAGTCGAGCTGCCCACGCTTCTGTCCCCTCGGGTTCTTCTGGATgcctcgacgacgcagccTTCAGATTTCCACAGCCGGTGTgtggccgccgcagcgttcTCCCCGCCGAGGGCCCTTCAAGGGGGGGCGACATCACCAGAGGACGCCAGCGCCCCCTCGGCGTCGTACCCCGGCCCTTCAGGGTCTTTTGCACCGGGCGACTGGGACGCGTCGGTGCTGTCGCGGATCCTTGCGGGGGGACAGTCTCTCGGAGAGACTGTTCTGCAGCAGTGGCGGCAGCTGATGCTTTCCTTTTCCAATGATTTGGCGGCCTcgtgcgcagctcgcgcgcggcgtgcgacggcgggcggagccgccttgacgctgccgccctcctcgacggcgcgcgtagccactgcggcggcagccgagccGAAGACGCTCGTCGGCATCTGCGCCGCCCTGGCCACGTTCCTCGCAGTTCCATTTCTCCCCGCGGGCTCCTCGCTCGACTGGCTGGGCATCGACGACGGGGGATGTGGCGGAGTgagcggcgcgctgcaggccggcgcgcccaagggcgcggacgcggacgagggctctctgcggcgcctgttTACGGGCGCCTGGTTTTTTCCCTCGGCGAACTTCTCGAGCGAGCTGCCCGGGGTCACCACAGTTGTTCAGCCGCTTCGCGACCAgctgttgctgctgcagcagcgccagcagcgccagtTGATTGTGTTGCAGAAGCCAGCGGCggttgcggcggcggccgccgagttCTGGGAGCAGCTGCAGTCGCGCGGAGCGGGGAAGCGCATCCACGCCCTGGTGTGGGTCGACCGACGgggcgagacggcggccCGCCGCACGTCGCCGGCACTGGAGCAGCTCGAGGGCTCGGAGCGCCTGCTGGTCGCCGCGGTGCGCCGCGGACTCGATGACCTGAATTGGCCGACTTCTGCGAGCTGCTtgacgctgcagcagaggcgactTCTGCTGCCCAgtcaggcgcagcgcctcgagcagctgcggTATCTCGTGGGCTCCCGCGCGAATGCCGCGATGCGCACCCCTCACCGCCTGCACGCCTACGACAAATCCTACGACGACTTCAGCACGCGCTGCTGGCTCTGGCAGCAGTTCAACAGCCTCAAAGAAGAGGCCGGCGGCATGTTtctcggctgctgcgcggtcgcggcagccgccgcgcttggcggcgtcctcgcgttcttcttcctgcgccagtcgtgcggcggaggggacggggggggaggcgcgagtCTTCCGGAGTCGCCAGGtgggccttcgcggcggtcGTGGAGCCCGTGGGGCGggctctcgcggctgctgtggggtcgcgcggaggcgcgaagccCGCCCAACGGGGCAGCGGCCCCCCtttcgcgcgagagcggctgtgaggaggcctgcggcggccagCTGGTGCCGCTGGGCGACCCGGTGAGCGGGCTGCCTGTGCAAGCCGACAGAGCGGGCCTTTTGGCCGGCGGTGCTGgcgggggaggagagtgcgaCGACTTTGTGACCGCGTACGCGCAGCACCTGTGGGGGCTGCAGCGAGACTCGCAGGATGCCAGCAGCGCTTCTCCCCACGTGTTTACGTCCTCGCTGGGCCTTAGCGCGAACTCGAGCGGTCACTCGCTGGGGTGCTTCGCGATGAACAACGACGGGACGACGGTTGCCTCGGACACGAGcacgccgccgtcgcaggcGTTCGCCTCACGCCTGGCTTGCTTCGCCGCCCACGACACCGCCGTGAGCAGCTTCGGCGGGCCTCTCGGTGGCGAGGTCTCTGCCGGCTTCggcggggcggagggcgccgcgccctctgcgggctTGCCGCCCGCGGGGCTGTGCGCGGGGCGAGACGAGCTCACCTCGCTGTACCTGgctctcgcaggcgtcggCCGGGGGCACCCTTCGGAGGGCGGGGGCCACGGGCGGGGCTTCGAGTACCCGCCAGGGCCCGGCGGGTTCCCTGGAAGCTACAGCGGCTAG